In Nostoc edaphicum CCNP1411, the sequence AAGCGTGGAAGATGCAGCAGAACTATTTTTAGAAAGTGCTGAAGGTAACGGGCTGAGATTAATAGAAAAATCTGCACCCTACCCATGTCGTCCGCCGAATCAATTAGAAAGCAGAATTTATTTGACTTTTGAAGATATTAATAACTCTGACGAATTATGACTGAAGATAAGTGGATTAGCTCCGATCCACGGTCAGACAAACTCTTACTGCGGTTTCGAGTCAAAGGCTTTTCTAAGCAATTTCAAATATCTACGGGGTTAAAAGACCTTAAACGCAATCGCGATATTGTGCGTTTACGCCGGGATGCCATAGCAACCGATATTTCATTGGGGCACTTTGATCCCACTTTGAAGAGATATCAGTTTAGTCCCACTGCGATCGCAACTCCCCTAATTTCCCTTCCCCCAAAAGGTGAATGCGACTTAGGGGAGTTATGGGAGATGTTTACAGAATTTCAGTCTAGGCAGATAGAAGCAACCACAATCTACTCTACTTACAGAGTGGTAAGCAGAACTATCGACCGGCTGCCATCGCGCTCACTTTTAGACGCGCCAAAAATCAGAAATTGGCTAATGGAGAACACAAGTCAGTTTATGGCTTCAAAATATTTGCTCCGATTTGACCAATGTTGCCGTTGGGCTTTAGAGGAAGGAATCATCACAGCTAATCCGTTTGAAAGCCTCAAAAAAATTAAGAAAATCAAGAATAACACCGATGATTGTAGGGCTTTCACCATTGAACAGCGAGATGCAATCATCGGAGCTTTTGATGCTGATGACCGATGCAGTCATTACGGCAATCTCATAAAGTTTCTCTTTTGGACTGGTTGCCGACACGGTGAAGCCTTTGCTCTTACCTGGAAAGATGTTTCGAGAGATTGCTTGCAGATCAGCATCTCTAGATCAAAGAACCTTTTGGGGATAGAGAAAGGCACAAAGAACGGTAAAAGCAGAATATTTCAGTGCAGCGCCGGAGCTAAATTGCATGAACTACTGCTATCGATGAAGCCAACAGCATCAGGCGATTCCCGTATCTTCTCAACAAAAAGAGGCTGTCCAATGACTAGTTCGGCGTTGAGCCATGCTTGGAACCGAGACGGGAAAAACCAGACCGGAGTAGTGAGGAAGTTATCAAATCAAGAAATAACTCCCTACTTAAACCCTTATGCTACCAGGCACACTTTTGCAACTTGGGCGATCGCGGCTGGTAATTCGCCTGACAGAGTTGCCTACTGGATCGGAGACGATGTAAGTACGGTACTTCGCTATTACGTTCACCCAGAGGCTACCAAGGGCGAATGCCCAGATTTTTGATGATTTATTCCTGAATCAAAAATAGAGCGCCTGCTACTCATCCGCTACTCAAAACACAGCCTATCAATGCCATCCGTGCATTTCCACCAATTCCATACACAACTCATTAATTTGATCTAAATCAGGTTTATGAGGTAGGGCAGATTGTTCGCAAACAATTTCCATTTCGGCAACCAAATCTTCTGCCGTTTTCATCACCTGCTCATAAGAATATTCACCCTTTAAAATAGCTTTTAAATCCTCAACATCACCAGCTATTCTTCTATCTACAATCACTTCACCGTGCCGTAATATTTCTACTCCACTGCGTAACAATCTAATGCAGTGCATCCCATGTTTGAGGTCAAAACCCGACTTTCTTTCCATTTCTGCCCTAGCCGGATTTCTATTCTCTTGCCAAGATAAGTAAGCCTTCCATTCTCTTAAAGCTATTTGATAGCTTTGACTTTTCTGAAGCAGACGAATAAAATCTTTACGGCTATTGGTTAACTTTTGGGTATATTCCAAAGTTTCATCGGGTAAAGTATATTGTTTTAAGACTCCTTTAAAATCAATATCTGCTGTCAGCAACTCATATAATTGTTCTGCTTCTTCCAAAAACTCAATCCGTCCTCTGATTAAGTTATAAAGATACTCCAGAAAAGCATTTAGCTCATCTTTGCTCAGAGGTGCTTCGTCTTCTATAGCGAAGTCAGATGGTATCGGTTTTTTTTGCGGTGGTTTTAATAACCACTTACGATGAGTTTCCATCTTTTTGATTTGGGCAAAGGCATAACCAGTGTAAGTATGTTTTACCTTTTTACTCAAAAATAACTGTTTATGATTAATTAAATGCTGTCCTACTGTGTTTAAAAAAGGATAGTTATTTAACCAGAGCAATTCTAAAACATTGGGATTCGCTCCGGCTAATAATTGGAGGATTTTTCTTAATTCATATATAACTGTGTCTTTGTTACCATCAACGAATGGAAATATTCCTGGTTCATCCCAACCAGTATCTTTTTGTTCTATGCGATCAAATCCCAAGTAGTATCTTTTGGGTGCGATAAATACTCCCCGATAATCCAAGTCTGAATCAGGACGATTTAAACCATAGCCGTGACTACCAGCCAAACCAATTAAAATAGTTCTTTGCTCAACTTCTATTCTTTTCATATCACCTGATTAAAATATAGTCATCCTAACTCATGAGTTAAGCAGGTGGGGAGATGGAAAGTAGAATTACTACATTTAACAGGAATGCCCCTAAAGGAGATGATGCAACGGTATCCCCTTGAGGAGCAAAACTTGCCAATTCAGTTGTTCCTATACTTTTGCTTTTCTAGAGCAGGAATTATCTAACTATCTAGGATTAAGGTGGCGTCTAGTCCCCCACCCTGGATTGACAATGGCGGCTAAATCTTCTTCAGACAACTTGTTGATTTCACTGTCCAGTTCTGTGATGGTGAAATCATAGCCGCGCTCTTGAGCAATCTTGATAAAAGCTTCTGGATTAGCTGTTGCTTTGAGTTTTTGTTGTAATGCTTGATCTGCTTTTACGGCTTGAAAAAGTCGGGCAGCATTTTGCTGTGTCATGACAATCCATCTCCTGTTTGAAATATCAGGTTTGAATGTGGTAATTTAATTCCTGGAGATTCACTAACTTCTGTAAAGATGTAAAGATTTTATAGATTTAGCATCTGATTACAATTTTAAAACGAAGAAGAAAAATGTGTTGATTTTGACAAGAAAGTATAACTTTTAAGTTAATACTTATGTTACTTTTTGATAAAACTCAGCCCTAAGATAGTAGTAATTTTTATCTAAAAAGTATTTATTCCGACTTGTAAAATTTTAGATATGGGAGTTTTCCCCTTGTCACCCCATCTCAAGAGTTTCCTTGTCCTCTTTGTTGACTAGATGCCAATGCCAAATCCAAAAAGCTTATTAAAGCTTGACTTAATACCTGTTAATAAAATAGTATGTTAGATTGTCTGTCTAATTCCTGCTCGGATCAGGTAGACATATTACAAAGGCTGGCAAAAGCGTCTTTATAAGAGATAAAAACCAGCTACCTGTACGGCAACCTCAAGGACAATTCCATGACCTACGCAATTATTGAAACTGGCGGCAAACAAATACGAGTAGAGCCAGGGCGGTTTTACGACGTTGAACTGCTTGCGATCGAACCAGATGAAAAAGTTACAATAGACGCTGTATTACTCGTGCAGCACGATGGTGAAGTCACCATTGGACAGCCATTAGTAACAGGTGCGACTGTAGAAGGGACTGTAATGCGACATTACAGAGGTCGTAAAGTCCTGGTATACAAAATGAAGCCGAAAAAGAAAACCCGCAAAAAGCGGGGGCATCGTCAGGAAATTACCAGACTTATGATTGACTCCATCACCCTTAACGGTGCAGTGTTTGCTGCCCAAGGTGAAGCGGAGAAGGAAACCCCCGTTGTAGATGAGACTCCTGCCGAAGAAGTTGAAACTGCTGTTGAATAATAATAATTAAGAAGAAGATACAAAAGAGGAAATCATGGCTCATAAGAAAGGAACAGGTAGTACACGCAACGGTCGTGATTCTAATGCCCAACGTCTGGGTGTAAAGCGTTATGGCGGTCAAGTTGTGCGTGCAGGAAACATTCTCGTGCGTCAGCGTGGTACTAAATTCCACCCTGGTAACAACGTCGGTATTGGTAGCGATGACACTCTGTTTGCTCTAATCGACGGTGTTGTAATGTTTGAGAGAAAAGGCAAAACCCGTAAAAAAGTTAGTGTTTATTTACCCATAACTGCTGTTGAAGCAGCTCCTGCTGAGGCAGTAGCAAGCTAGAGTGTGAGGGTGGGCATTGTTCCATTAGTGTCAACTTAAGGTTAAAACCCATTTGTCAACGATAGGTTTTGTTAGGAACGAAGTATAAAGGTGAACTTTTTTCTGACTTTTATACGCAATCTGGGAGTGATGCTAATAAACAAAGCATTAATAGTCCCTGAAAAAGTTCGTTTTTTGTCCCTTTAAAACCAAATTTTTAAGCATAAATGCTTATTGACATAGGAAGTTTGAACTTAACTTGACACCTATGGCATTATTCCCCACCATCCTCACTAGTTAACACTGGCATAATGGCCAAATTTGCATAAATATTCCTAGCAGTTGCTCAAAAGTCGCTTTGTTCCAGAAGTATTAAAGCGCAAAGGTTAT encodes:
- a CDS encoding site-specific integrase; the encoded protein is MTEDKWISSDPRSDKLLLRFRVKGFSKQFQISTGLKDLKRNRDIVRLRRDAIATDISLGHFDPTLKRYQFSPTAIATPLISLPPKGECDLGELWEMFTEFQSRQIEATTIYSTYRVVSRTIDRLPSRSLLDAPKIRNWLMENTSQFMASKYLLRFDQCCRWALEEGIITANPFESLKKIKKIKNNTDDCRAFTIEQRDAIIGAFDADDRCSHYGNLIKFLFWTGCRHGEAFALTWKDVSRDCLQISISRSKNLLGIEKGTKNGKSRIFQCSAGAKLHELLLSMKPTASGDSRIFSTKRGCPMTSSALSHAWNRDGKNQTGVVRKLSNQEITPYLNPYATRHTFATWAIAAGNSPDRVAYWIGDDVSTVLRYYVHPEATKGECPDF
- a CDS encoding DNA polymerase beta superfamily protein — protein: MKRIEVEQRTILIGLAGSHGYGLNRPDSDLDYRGVFIAPKRYYLGFDRIEQKDTGWDEPGIFPFVDGNKDTVIYELRKILQLLAGANPNVLELLWLNNYPFLNTVGQHLINHKQLFLSKKVKHTYTGYAFAQIKKMETHRKWLLKPPQKKPIPSDFAIEDEAPLSKDELNAFLEYLYNLIRGRIEFLEEAEQLYELLTADIDFKGVLKQYTLPDETLEYTQKLTNSRKDFIRLLQKSQSYQIALREWKAYLSWQENRNPARAEMERKSGFDLKHGMHCIRLLRSGVEILRHGEVIVDRRIAGDVEDLKAILKGEYSYEQVMKTAEDLVAEMEIVCEQSALPHKPDLDQINELCMELVEMHGWH
- a CDS encoding Nif11-like leader peptide family natural product precursor encodes the protein MTQQNAARLFQAVKADQALQQKLKATANPEAFIKIAQERGYDFTITELDSEINKLSEEDLAAIVNPGWGTRRHLNPR
- the rplU gene encoding 50S ribosomal protein L21 encodes the protein MTYAIIETGGKQIRVEPGRFYDVELLAIEPDEKVTIDAVLLVQHDGEVTIGQPLVTGATVEGTVMRHYRGRKVLVYKMKPKKKTRKKRGHRQEITRLMIDSITLNGAVFAAQGEAEKETPVVDETPAEEVETAVE
- the rpmA gene encoding 50S ribosomal protein L27: MAHKKGTGSTRNGRDSNAQRLGVKRYGGQVVRAGNILVRQRGTKFHPGNNVGIGSDDTLFALIDGVVMFERKGKTRKKVSVYLPITAVEAAPAEAVAS